ATAAGAAATTGAAAATATGACATCATGCCATTTCTTTACTTCATTTAGGAGAACGTCACTGATGGATTTCCGTGTTGAGAGGATCAGAGAATGCACGAAGAAAATTACTCCACCTAGTTTAGTTGTCAGAGTCGCTCTAATCCCCATTGAAACTTTATTAGTTGGAACTATCATGTGCGCAAGTTCAAGTATAAAAATGTTTCAAAGGAACAAAGTGGTATATTCAACTATGCTTGTGTGCTTAATTGGTCAAGTGTGGAGTCATGTCTTCTAGAACCAATTCAAAGAGACCAAAGTTAGATAACTACCAATTTGACCTATACGGTCCACGGCTTTTACTACTCCATGACATGCAAGGACTAGTCAAGATTCTTTAAAggtcttttgtttttcttcttccacgAAACTGTACTTTAAAGATTTGTGCCAGTTTTTTTCATGGACATTTCAAAGATTTTTCCACGCCAGGTCTAGGGCATCAAATTTCCTTCCCTTCCATTGGAGGGCGATATCAATGGTAGACCCATGCAGGTCAACCATCAAAATAGAATTTTGACCTTACTATTGTACATGTATGGCTTGTCCAAATAGGATCGTGTCGACGCTGTGTCGTGTCATGTTGTGTGGTCCTTGTTGCATATATCCAATGTTAAATCGAAGTCATTAGAGTCGTTGAATCAGATTGGAAGTCTTTGATAAAATCGCAAATCGTAGCATCATAATAAAATGCAAAATCATAAATTATACTATTGACTACAAACCATAAATTGGTCTAATCAATCCAGATCATAAAATAGGTTGTGGAATTGAGACTCTGACAAGACGTATTCAATGACCAATTTGTCCTTAAATATAGCTTATAGTTGTAAAGGGGAAAATATTGCGTAGCATAGTCCATACCGTGAGTCGCAGTGTAATGCTGACTTGCGCATGTCTGCTGCTCCGCTGCCGCGCATCGACGGTCACCACGGCGAAGCGCCCCATCTTCTTGATCCTGGCGAGAATGGCGATCACTACTTCCGGCAGGTCGCATTCGGCCCGCACCGTCACCCTAATGCTCACTTCCTGAGCTTGTCCGGCGGCGGACGTCGACGTCGAGGTTGATGCGCCGGTGGTCACATCCACTTGCACTCTCTCTGACGAGTCATCGCTCCCGGCTTGCTGGGTCTCAAGGGGCAGGCCGATCTGTGCTTCGAGGTGCCGGTTCTTCTTCTCGAGGTCTGCCACGTCGGCGATCAGCTTGTGCATGTACTCCGTCGTGTTGGCGAGAACCGTGGCCTTGTCCTTCTGCGGATCGATCACGATCGCACGCGTTGAAATTAAATTTCCATTGTTGCGAAATGCATGTTTTGTAATGAGAAATGTTGATCTTTGATTCGGTTTGTACTTACTACCTTTGATCCGGGAGGGAGCAGTGCTCGGAGCGTCTGGAAGCTCTCGTTGAgccgctcgcgccggcgccgctccgaGATCATGTGGTGCAGCTGGCTGCTGgtgtgttgttgttgctgcggcgccgggggctgcccggcggcggcgtcctcctgccggcgcgcggcggcgagctcccggTCGCGCATTGCCATGTGCACGCTCAGCATGAGCGCGATGGCCGTCTTGGCCATCCTCTGCCCCGGCGcgcccggccgcggccgcgccctcGGCGAGAGCGCGGAGCAGTACGCCCTGAAcgcccccggcgcccggcgccggggCGACCACCTCTGCGCGCGGTGGCGGGCGAGCcacggaggagacggcggcacgtcggtgggcgccggcggctgcggcgcggaGCTGGAGATGACCGCGAGCATTGCCTCCGCTATGGcggcgtcctcgtcctcgggggccaGGAACGGCGCGTGGCCGTATACCGGCAGGAGCAAGCCGGGCAGCTGCACCGCCGggtgcagcggcagcggctgcCGTTCCTGCGAGgatggctcggcggcggccgtcgtggCCATTGAGCGGATGAGCGACGAGTACTCGGGGCTCCCGATGGAGAGGGACGGcagggaggacgacgacgacgacggcaccgCCGGCGTTAGCTGCATGAACTCCTCCAGGAGCGATTCCTGCACGTGgttcgccaccgccggcggcgccggggcgctCGACAGCCCGACCTCGATCTCGCCGTGGTCGCAGCTCATGAACACCGCCGTCTGCACCGCCACGCCGAGCCGATCGATCAGCATTTATGCAATGCGATGCAGGGCAAGAACAATGGAGAAACGTACCTTCGTGCCGGCTTCCTGTTGCAACAAAAGCAGAACAGCAGTGCAGAAATGTCAGCGATGAGCGTCAAGCAGTATTCAAAGCGAAGCTAAATTATCAAACATGTTTGCGAGGATGAGGTGGCGCGTCTACTGACATGGTAGAACTGCTGCTGCACCTGcagcgacgccgacgccgtgAGGTCCGGCTCCGGCAGCTCCATGTACGGGCGGCCGTCCTTGTACGCCCACCCCGGCACGCAGCTGCACGCCATCGAACTCGGCCTCCGTCAGAAACAATCCGAACTGAAGAAGGACTGAAATGAAGTCGCAATGCACCCTTACCCGCTTACGATGGCGCAGAACGATCGCCGGTATGCCTCGAACACCTCCCGTGCGcgatcgccgccggcgggggcggcggtgtTGCTGATCCACGCGTCCACGCAGCGGAAAAGGCTGCTGATTCAAACACGCACACCGCCGATCGGACCAGAGAACTCAAGGGATGTGATGGCACGGTGGATGGTCGGAGACGTGCACGTACCTGGgagggaggtggccggcgatCACCGGCGCCCAGAGGAAGATGTAGAGGCAGCCTGGGATTCGGGTCGCCGCGCGCTCCAGGACGCGCGCCCGGGGACCCGCGGCGAGCGCGAAGATGGCGTCCATGAACAGAGCGACGCGGGTGTCCCTCTCATCTTTGGAGGCTACGGGGGCATGGGCGAAGCCTCTGTATATGTACCTGAGCTCAGCGTGCGGGGAGCCATGGCGGGAGAactgaggaggaaggagagggaggtgggtgACGGGGAGGGTTCGTTTGAAAAGTACAAAAAAGAcgccaaaaaaaaagacaagaaaAGGAGATAATTTGctcgggaagaaaaagaaaataaatgtgaaAAATTGAAGTCACTCGAGCTTTGAGTTTATCCTCGGTAGCTCATTTTTTTAGCTTATTGTCACTGCGCAAGTACAACCTGAAATGCAGCTATGATAAAGTTGCATGCACCAGCTAATTGACGATGTAAAACAGGTAATTGCACTtatatttcaacattttcccTCATGTGTAAGCTCCCTCACAACTCAAACATGTAAATAGGAGTCTGCAGtaatcattttttttccactagatTGAAACTTGAGACCTCAGCGGCTCAGCCCATAGACCATATCGGGTTTCATGCACTGATTAGTTTAACCCGAAATGGCAATTCACTCTTGCTTCAAAATCTTGGGTATGGCATGGTAAGTGCCCATTTGCAATGCTCCCTCCATCCAATAGT
Above is a genomic segment from Setaria viridis chromosome 4, Setaria_viridis_v4.0, whole genome shotgun sequence containing:
- the LOC117852120 gene encoding putative transcription factor bHLH041 is translated as MDAIFALAAGPRARVLERAATRIPGCLYIFLWAPVIAGHLPPSLFRCVDAWISNTAAPAGGDRAREVFEAYRRSFCAIVSGCVPGWAYKDGRPYMELPEPDLTASASLQVQQQFYHEAGTKTAVFMSCDHGEIEVGLSSAPAPPAVANHVQESLLEEFMQLTPAVPSSSSSSLPSLSIGSPEYSSLIRSMATTAAAEPSSQERQPLPLHPAVQLPGLLLPVYGHAPFLAPEDEDAAIAEAMLAVISSSAPQPPAPTDVPPSPPWLARHRAQRWSPRRRAPGAFRAYCSALSPRARPRPGAPGQRMAKTAIALMLSVHMAMRDRELAAARRQEDAAAGQPPAPQQQQHTSSQLHHMISERRRRERLNESFQTLRALLPPGSKKDKATVLANTTEYMHKLIADVADLEKKNRHLEAQIGLPLETQQAGSDDSSERVQVDVTTGASTSTSTSAAGQAQEVSIRVTVRAECDLPEVVIAILARIKKMGRFAVVTVDARQRSSRHAQVSITLRLTAGSDEADETSLKEAVAKAVEDAVARPPSPP